From the Alphaproteobacteria bacterium genome, the window CACCCGATCATCCTGGCCGGGGAGATGATCCCCGCCGAAGGCGAAACCGAAGCCCTGGAAGCCTTCGCCGACGCCACCGGCGCCGGGGTGATCGTCGCCTACCGCCAGCAGGACATCATCGACAACGAACACCCGTCCTATTTCGGGCAGCTTACCCTGAACCGGCTGCCGTTCCAGAAGGAAGCGCTGGAATCCTGCGACCTGATCGTCAATATCGGCTGCCGCCTCGACAGCGTGACCACGGCGGAATACGGCATGTTCCGCGACGACCAGAAGATGATCATGGCCTATCCCGACGCCTCGACCTTTTCGCAGTGGCAGGTGGACGTGGCCATCGGGTCCCATGCCGGCCCGGCGATGCGCGCGCTGACCGGGGCGCTGGAATCGTCCGCGCCGCCGGCCGCCCGGCTGGCCTGGCGCGACGATATCCACGGCAAGGAAGTCGCCTATGCCCAGCCGGGCGAGATCGAGATCCAGGGCGATGTGGACATGTCGGCGGTCATCACCACCTTCATGGAGCTTGCGCCGAAAGACGCCATCCATTCCGCGGATGCCGGCACCTTCGGGCGCTGGCTGCACCGCTACTACCGGTTCCGCCAGCCCTACTGCAACCTGGGCCCGGTTTCCGGCGCGATGGGTTACGGCGTGCCCGGCGCCATCGGGGCGCAGGTCGCGGCGCCCGACCGCATGGTGTTTTCCTGGGTCGGCGATGGCGGGTTCCTGATGACCGGCCAGGAAGCGGCCGCGATCGTGCAGGAAAACCTGCCGGTCAAGATCATCGTCTGCGACAATTCCGCCTGGGGTTCGATCCTGGTGCACCAGCAGAAACGCTTCGGCGACTGGGATTTCGGCACCAGGCTGAAAAGCCCCGACTTCACCATGCTCGGCAAGGGCTACGGCATGGAGTCCTTCACCGTGCGCAAGACATCGGAATTCGCCGGCGCGCTGAAGGGCGCGATGGCGCATGACGGGCCGGCGCTGATCCATATCCTGCTGGACCTGCGCGACGTGTCGCCCTATTCGGGCAGCGCGCGGTAGAGCAAATCCCGAGCAGACGGAATCGTCTGCGACGACGCATTTGCGGAAAAAATAATAATGCTGTGGCGCGTCCCGGAGCGTCAGCGACACGTATGCGCCACAGCAAGGCTCCGTCAGCGCTTCTCGTACTGCTTTCCGCCGAACAGGGTTTCCCACGCTTCCCTGCTGTGGGCGCCCTGGCGGCGGTTTTCCTTCAGCACCTTCAGGCCGCGCTGCACCGCCGGGCGGTCATACATGGCGTTGAACCAGCGCTTCAGGTTGGGCGTGGCGTCCAGGTCCTGGCCCTGCGCCTTCCAGGGCCGCAGCCAGGGGAAGGTCGCCATGTCGGCGATGGAATAGTCGTCCCCGGCCAGCCATTCCGCCTCGCCCAGCCGCCGGTCGATGACGCCGTACAGCCGCGTCGCCTCGCTGGTGTAGCGGGCGATCGCGTATTCGATCTTCTCCGGCGCGTAGTCGCGGAAGTGATGCGCCTGCCCCAGCATCGGCCCGACGCCGCCCATCTGGAACATCAGCCACTGGATCACCCGGTAGCGGCCGGCGGTGTCCTGCGGCATGAATTTGCCGGTCTTTTCCGCCAGGTACATCAGCATCGCCCCCGATTCGAACACCGGATAGGGCCTGCCCTCCGGCCCGTCCGTATCGATCATCGCCGGCATCTTGTTGTTCGGGCTGATCTTCAGGAAATCGGGCGCGAACTGTTCGCCGGCGCCGATATCGATGCCGTGGACATTGTACGCAAGGCCGCATTCCTCCAGCATGATATGGACCTTGTGGCCGTTCGGCGTCGGCCATGTGTACAATTCGATCATGTGTCCCGCCCCTTGCGAAGATATCCGGCAGGCTCCTAGATAAGCGGCGGCGATGGACACGGCAAGAATGAAAGGGATCCCGGCCCCATGACGATCACCCTCTTTGAAAATTTCCGCGCGGTTTTCTACCTGCCGTTCTACGCCACTCACGCGCTGGGCGCGTATGCGGCGGAAGGCGTCGATGTGCGGCTCGAAACCTCCCCCAGCCCCGAGGCGTCCGCGACATCGCTGCTGAACCACGACACCGATGTGTCCTGGGGCGGGCCGATGCGGGTGCTGCTGACCCATGACCGGCTGCCCGATTGCGGGCTGGTGGGATTCTGCGAGGTCGTCACCAGGGATCCGTTCTTCATCATCGGCCGCGAGGCCCGGCCCGGTTTCGACCTGCGGAACCTGCGCGACATGCGGATCGGCACGGTCAGCGAGGTGCCGACGCCCTGGCTGTGCCTGCAGGACGACCTGCGCCGCCTCGACCTCGACCCGGATTCGCTCGACCGGGTCGCTGACCGGAGCATGGCGGAAAACGAGGCCGCGCTGCGCGACGGTTCGCTCGACGCGATCCAGGTCTTCCAGCCCTATGCGGAGCACCTGATCCGCGACGGCGCCGGGCATATCCTCCATGCGGCGGCGAATCGCGGGTCGTGCTCCTACACGACGCTGTACACGACCTGGCATACGCTGGAAACCAGGCGCGATTCGCTGCTGGCCATGACCCGGGCGATCTACCGCATGCAGAAATGGCTGCACGGGCAGCCGGATGCGGTCGTCGCGGAAACCGTCGCGTCGTATTTCCCCGGCCTGGAGCGGCCGGTGCTGGAAGCCATCATCGCGCGCTACCGGGCGCTGGGAATCTGGGGCAGGAACCCGATCCTGCCCCGGGGCGGGTTCGAGCGGCTGAAGGCATCCTGCCTGTCGGGCGGCCTGATTTCCCGGGGCGCGGACTATGCGGAATGCGTCGATACCAGCCTGGCGGAGC encodes:
- a CDS encoding thiamine pyrophosphate-dependent enzyme — encoded protein: MKDGTMNGGEVIVATLLSREIDTVFFVPGGTYVTVLEALSRVQNKIRSIPTRLESSAAFACDAYAGIARKPACMFVSRAPGASNAVIGVHTAMQASRPFVLFIADIPKAQKGREAFQEIEYKLMFEPVAKAVLEVNSYDEVAKVTARAIDLSVSGRPGPVVCVVSKDLLDGTTGNPAIPKPAPAVRMGPESGAVAEAATLIRAAKHPIILAGEMIPAEGETEALEAFADATGAGVIVAYRQQDIIDNEHPSYFGQLTLNRLPFQKEALESCDLIVNIGCRLDSVTTAEYGMFRDDQKMIMAYPDASTFSQWQVDVAIGSHAGPAMRALTGALESSAPPAARLAWRDDIHGKEVAYAQPGEIEIQGDVDMSAVITTFMELAPKDAIHSADAGTFGRWLHRYYRFRQPYCNLGPVSGAMGYGVPGAIGAQVAAPDRMVFSWVGDGGFLMTGQEAAAIVQENLPVKIIVCDNSAWGSILVHQQKRFGDWDFGTRLKSPDFTMLGKGYGMESFTVRKTSEFAGALKGAMAHDGPALIHILLDLRDVSPYSGSAR
- a CDS encoding glutathione binding-like protein, whose product is MIELYTWPTPNGHKVHIMLEECGLAYNVHGIDIGAGEQFAPDFLKISPNNKMPAMIDTDGPEGRPYPVFESGAMLMYLAEKTGKFMPQDTAGRYRVIQWLMFQMGGVGPMLGQAHHFRDYAPEKIEYAIARYTSEATRLYGVIDRRLGEAEWLAGDDYSIADMATFPWLRPWKAQGQDLDATPNLKRWFNAMYDRPAVQRGLKVLKENRRQGAHSREAWETLFGGKQYEKR
- a CDS encoding ABC transporter substrate-binding protein, whose amino-acid sequence is MTITLFENFRAVFYLPFYATHALGAYAAEGVDVRLETSPSPEASATSLLNHDTDVSWGGPMRVLLTHDRLPDCGLVGFCEVVTRDPFFIIGREARPGFDLRNLRDMRIGTVSEVPTPWLCLQDDLRRLDLDPDSLDRVADRSMAENEAALRDGSLDAIQVFQPYAEHLIRDGAGHILHAAANRGSCSYTTLYTTWHTLETRRDSLLAMTRAIYRMQKWLHGQPDAVVAETVASYFPGLERPVLEAIIARYRALGIWGRNPILPRGGFERLKASCLSGGLISRGADYAECVDTSLAEQVVREDPAAMAGPS